In Sphingomonas sp. R1, a single genomic region encodes these proteins:
- a CDS encoding helix-turn-helix domain-containing protein, translated as MAERKLFAGHAIRRLRFQLGVTQAAMAEALEISPSYLNLVERNQRPISAALMLKLAETYDFDPRRLAAAEPGGGAEALRRRLADPLFADLAIDRHQLEEWLAGAPDGAEAFARAYDRMGGGGPMPTPGAAQDPGPQVRRAIERWRNHFADLDAAGEALADELRMASEPYGAMADRLRVKHQLAVRILPAEVMVDTLKRLDLHARQLQLSEALDPSARAFALAEQLAVEARDEIEALVRGAELDRVAARLFRRHLTAYFAAAVMMPYARFLRACEASGYDLELLQRRFGASASQVAHRLTTLQRVGARGLSFFLMRFDRAGQVSKRYAGASGSALVEAAVPCPLWNAYDAFARTDETAVQLVELEDGARAFTIARCVHPHGGAPGGVRPRFVIALGLPAAEAGTLAAARGVDLAGRAAPIGLGCRACTRVACPQRSAAPAGRAAAGSERERGVTAFGFAGD; from the coding sequence ATGGCCGAACGCAAACTCTTCGCCGGGCACGCCATCCGGCGGCTGCGCTTCCAGCTCGGCGTCACCCAGGCGGCGATGGCGGAGGCGCTGGAGATTTCGCCCAGCTATCTCAACCTGGTCGAGCGCAACCAGCGGCCTATCTCCGCCGCGCTGATGCTCAAGCTGGCCGAGACCTATGACTTCGATCCCCGCCGCCTCGCCGCGGCCGAGCCCGGCGGCGGGGCCGAGGCGCTGCGGCGGCGGCTGGCCGATCCGCTGTTCGCCGATCTCGCCATCGATCGCCACCAGCTCGAGGAATGGCTGGCCGGCGCGCCCGATGGGGCCGAGGCGTTCGCCCGTGCCTATGACCGGATGGGCGGCGGCGGCCCCATGCCCACGCCGGGCGCCGCGCAGGACCCCGGCCCCCAGGTCCGCCGCGCGATCGAGCGCTGGCGCAACCATTTCGCCGATCTCGACGCCGCCGGCGAGGCGCTGGCCGACGAGCTGCGCATGGCCAGCGAGCCGTACGGCGCGATGGCCGATCGGCTGCGGGTGAAACACCAGCTGGCGGTGCGAATCCTGCCCGCCGAGGTGATGGTCGATACGCTCAAGCGGCTCGACCTCCATGCGCGGCAGCTGCAGCTGTCCGAGGCGCTCGATCCAAGTGCCCGCGCCTTTGCGCTGGCCGAGCAGCTGGCGGTGGAGGCGCGCGACGAGATCGAGGCGCTGGTCCGCGGCGCCGAGCTCGACCGCGTGGCCGCGCGGCTGTTCCGCCGGCACCTGACCGCCTATTTCGCCGCCGCGGTGATGATGCCCTATGCCCGCTTCCTGCGCGCGTGCGAGGCCAGCGGCTATGACCTGGAGCTGCTCCAGCGGCGCTTCGGCGCGAGCGCGAGCCAGGTCGCCCACCGGCTGACGACGCTGCAGCGGGTGGGCGCGCGGGGACTGAGCTTCTTCCTGATGCGGTTCGATCGCGCGGGGCAGGTCTCAAAACGCTATGCCGGCGCCAGCGGATCGGCGCTGGTGGAGGCGGCGGTGCCGTGCCCCTTGTGGAACGCCTATGACGCCTTTGCGCGGACCGACGAGACGGCGGTGCAGCTCGTCGAGCTGGAGGACGGCGCGCGCGCCTTCACCATCGCGCGCTGCGTGCATCCGCATGGGGGCGCGCCGGGCGGTGTGCGCCCGCGCTTCGTGATCGCGCTGGGCCTGCCGGCGGCGGAGGCGGGGACGCTGGCCGCGGCACGCGGCGTGGACCTGGCCGGCCGCGCCGCGCCGATCGGGCTGGGGTGCCGGGCGTGTACGCGGGTCGCGTGTCCGCAGCGCTCGGCGGCGCCTGCGGGGCGGGCAGCGGCGGGGAGCGAGCGGGAGCGCGGGGTTACGGCGTTTGGGTTTGCGGGGGATTGA
- a CDS encoding DUF6338 family protein, which yields MPTASEISNAFSLLAPGFLIVSIRLRFKDGARPTFKEGLMSYAFASSAYYAAFSPVFHVNGSVELPYWLWSLLYFFVMPCLIGLAVMFIDQREWAYALAHKLKLTLPHHIPAAWDYALSRTGGPKYVILKLRDGTKYAGIYGSASFASSSKEERDILLEDVWDLNESGAWTRLDPPRSLLVCGGDISWIEIFR from the coding sequence TTGCCAACGGCTTCTGAGATTTCCAACGCTTTCAGTTTGCTGGCGCCGGGGTTCTTGATTGTCTCGATCAGGTTGCGGTTCAAAGACGGAGCGAGGCCAACTTTCAAGGAAGGCCTCATGAGCTACGCTTTCGCCTCATCTGCTTATTATGCGGCGTTCTCACCCGTATTTCACGTGAATGGTTCTGTGGAACTGCCTTATTGGCTCTGGTCGCTACTATATTTTTTCGTCATGCCATGCCTGATCGGTCTTGCTGTCATGTTCATTGATCAGCGAGAATGGGCATATGCTCTCGCCCACAAATTGAAGCTGACCCTACCGCACCATATTCCTGCGGCGTGGGATTACGCTTTGTCGCGGACTGGCGGTCCAAAATATGTCATTCTGAAGCTTCGTGACGGCACGAAGTACGCAGGAATTTATGGCAGTGCGTCTTTCGCTTCATCCAGCAAGGAGGAGCGGGACATATTGCTCGAAGATGTTTGGGATTTGAACGAATCCGGGGCCTGGACCCGTTTGGATCCTCCCCGTTCGCTTCTTGTTTGTGGAGGCGATATCAGTTGGATTGAAATATTTAGGTGA
- a CDS encoding S9 family peptidase encodes MTETPTPPVAATRPHSFTRHGITIQDPWAWLRDPGYPEVTDKDVLAYLEAENGYFDAIMAPLKPLSETLFQEMRGRIKEDEASVPQRDGDWIYWTDYEVGGEYPRWWRKPAAGGADQLILDEPALAAGKEYFRLGEISASPDGRWLAYAYDDNGSERFEVRVKDLTTGELLPDTISGMLSEIVWTADSKGFLYGLANENWRTDNARWHKLGEPVENDIELFREQDEGYRVAVGETQSRKWLTIATGDHVTSEVWLLPADNPAATPICVAPRKPGREYDVDEHDGTLFIHTNDTDTNWRLVTAPITAPSEWTERIAPSRHFYMTGVTCFADFFIVEGREDGLDQIELHRYDASVPPTRLKFPEASYVAGLGDNPEYAVTKLRLGYESMVTPGTVQDYDIATGALETLKVQEIPSGYDGTKYRTERLTITARDGTAVPVSIVYPQDFPRDGTGKLYLYAYGAYGHAIPPGFSTSRMSFLDRGMAFAIAHIRGGDDLGQHWYHEGKLEKRTNSFHDFVDVAKGLITLGYTAPGRIAIAGRSAGGELMGAVVNSDPELWGAVIADVPFVDVLNTMLDESLPLTPGEWPEWGNPIEDKAAFELIRSYSPYDNVRPQAYPPMLISGGLNDPRVTYWEPAKWAARLRATKTDDNILLLKTNMGAGHGGKSGRWESLREYADEMAFVLWQLGVEG; translated from the coding sequence ATGACCGAAACGCCCACGCCGCCCGTCGCCGCCACCCGCCCGCACAGCTTCACCCGCCACGGCATCACCATCCAGGACCCCTGGGCCTGGCTGCGCGACCCCGGCTACCCCGAGGTGACGGACAAGGATGTTCTCGCCTATCTCGAGGCCGAGAACGGCTATTTCGACGCGATCATGGCGCCGCTCAAGCCGCTGTCCGAGACGCTGTTCCAGGAGATGCGCGGCCGGATCAAGGAAGACGAGGCCAGCGTCCCCCAGCGCGACGGCGACTGGATCTACTGGACCGACTACGAGGTCGGCGGCGAATATCCGCGCTGGTGGCGCAAGCCCGCCGCCGGCGGCGCGGACCAGCTGATCCTCGACGAACCCGCGCTCGCCGCCGGCAAGGAATATTTCCGCCTCGGCGAAATCTCCGCCAGCCCGGACGGCCGCTGGCTGGCCTATGCCTATGACGACAACGGCTCGGAGCGGTTCGAGGTTAGGGTCAAGGACCTCACCACCGGCGAGCTCCTCCCCGACACCATCTCGGGCATGCTCTCCGAGATCGTGTGGACGGCGGATTCCAAGGGCTTTCTCTACGGCCTCGCCAACGAGAACTGGCGCACCGACAATGCCCGCTGGCACAAGCTGGGCGAGCCGGTGGAAAACGACATCGAGCTGTTCCGCGAGCAGGACGAAGGCTACCGCGTCGCCGTCGGCGAGACCCAGTCGCGCAAGTGGCTGACCATCGCCACCGGCGACCATGTGACCAGCGAGGTCTGGCTGCTCCCCGCCGACAACCCCGCCGCCACGCCGATCTGCGTCGCCCCGCGCAAGCCGGGCCGCGAATATGACGTGGACGAGCATGACGGCACGCTGTTCATCCACACCAACGATACCGACACCAACTGGCGCCTCGTCACCGCGCCGATCACCGCGCCGTCCGAATGGACCGAGCGCATCGCCCCCTCGCGCCATTTCTACATGACCGGCGTCACCTGCTTCGCCGATTTCTTCATCGTCGAGGGCCGCGAGGACGGGCTCGATCAGATCGAGCTGCACCGCTACGACGCGAGCGTGCCCCCCACGCGCCTGAAGTTCCCCGAGGCGAGCTATGTCGCGGGCCTGGGCGACAACCCGGAGTACGCCGTCACCAAGCTCCGGCTCGGCTATGAATCGATGGTCACCCCCGGCACCGTCCAGGATTACGACATCGCCACCGGCGCCTTGGAGACGCTGAAGGTCCAGGAGATCCCCAGCGGCTATGACGGCACCAAATACCGCACCGAGCGCCTGACCATCACCGCGCGCGACGGCACCGCCGTCCCCGTCTCGATCGTCTACCCGCAGGACTTCCCGCGCGACGGCACCGGCAAGCTCTATCTCTATGCGTACGGCGCCTATGGCCACGCCATCCCGCCGGGCTTCTCGACCAGCCGCATGTCGTTCCTCGATCGCGGCATGGCCTTCGCCATCGCCCATATCCGCGGCGGCGACGATCTCGGCCAGCATTGGTATCACGAGGGCAAGCTGGAGAAGCGCACCAACAGCTTCCACGATTTCGTCGACGTGGCGAAGGGGCTGATCACCCTCGGCTATACCGCGCCGGGCCGGATCGCCATCGCCGGCCGGTCGGCGGGCGGCGAGCTGATGGGCGCGGTGGTCAATTCGGACCCCGAGCTGTGGGGCGCGGTGATCGCCGACGTGCCGTTCGTCGACGTGCTCAACACCATGCTCGACGAAAGCCTGCCGCTCACCCCCGGCGAGTGGCCCGAATGGGGCAACCCGATCGAGGACAAGGCGGCGTTCGAGCTGATCCGCAGCTACAGCCCGTACGACAATGTGAGGCCCCAAGCCTATCCGCCGATGCTGATCTCGGGCGGCCTCAACGACCCGCGCGTGACCTATTGGGAGCCCGCCAAATGGGCCGCCCGCCTGCGCGCGACCAAGACCGACGACAACATCCTGCTGCTCAAGACCAATATGGGCGCCGGCCATGGCGGCAAGTCCGGGCGCTGGGAGAGCTTGCGCGAATATGCCGACGAGATGGCGTTCGTGCTTTGGCAATTGGGGGTGGAGGGGTAA
- a CDS encoding NYN domain-containing protein: MIAPARIRIFVDFWNFSLSLRREDDAFMLDWKPVAGVMVAEASQLLGAPVIYEAMHVYGSYDPAKPADGKFRNWFTTWLDKLPGVHTVMLERQKKRNHITCPQCHGEVKDCPHCHADLRGTEEKGIDTRMATDLVSLAWSNAYDVAIIVSSDRDFVPVADFLQSKGIKVIHAAFPPAGSQLSQRCWGNFNVINLMDKFRR; the protein is encoded by the coding sequence GTGATCGCGCCAGCGCGCATCCGCATTTTTGTCGACTTCTGGAATTTCTCCCTTTCGCTTCGCCGAGAGGATGATGCGTTCATGCTTGATTGGAAGCCGGTTGCTGGCGTTATGGTGGCAGAGGCTTCACAGCTTTTAGGCGCGCCAGTAATCTATGAGGCGATGCATGTGTATGGGTCTTACGACCCAGCGAAGCCTGCTGACGGAAAGTTCCGTAACTGGTTTACCACTTGGTTGGATAAGCTTCCCGGCGTGCATACGGTCATGCTTGAGCGACAGAAGAAGCGCAACCACATAACCTGTCCGCAGTGCCACGGTGAGGTTAAGGACTGCCCGCATTGTCATGCCGATCTAAGGGGAACCGAGGAAAAAGGTATTGATACGAGAATGGCTACAGACCTGGTCAGCCTCGCTTGGTCCAATGCGTATGATGTCGCTATCATCGTTTCGTCAGATAGAGATTTCGTGCCTGTCGCGGATTTTCTGCAGTCGAAGGGCATCAAAGTCATTCACGCAGCATTTCCCCCAGCAGGGTCTCAGCTCTCTCAACGATGCTGGGGCAACTTCAATGTCATAAACTTGATGGATAAATTTCGGAGATAG